The genomic stretch CATCAACGTTGCCGCCTTTTCCCTGGCCCTGCTGCTTACCCGGGGGATCATGGGTACCAATATTTTCCGTACCATGATCTTCATGCCCAACCTTATCGGCGGTATCGTACTGGGGTATATCTGGCAGTTTATCATCAACGGATTCCTCAGCATCTTTGGGGTGACTATCACGGTGGACGCCAAGTACGGTTTCTGGGGTCTGGTAATCCTGAGCAATTGGCAGTTCATCGGCTATATGATGATCATCTTTATTGCGGGGATACAGAATATACCCGGGGATATTATGGAGGCCGCCACCATCGATGGGGCTGGTCCCTTTACGGTGCTGCGGAAGATCACCATACCCCTGGTGATGCCCTCCATAACTATCACCCTCTTTATGACCATTGCCAATTCCTTTAAGATGTTCGACCAGAACCTGGCGCTTACCGCTGGTGCGCCGGGTAAGGAAACCGCCATGGTGGCCCTGGATATTTACAATACCTTCTACAGCCGTGTCGGCTGGGAAGGGGTCGGCCAGGCTAAGGCGCTGATGTTCTTCCTGGTGGTGGTGGTTATCACCCTGGTACAGCTTACCATTACCCGGCGTAAGGAGATAACCAATTGAGTGATATCCAACAACAGGGGAAACCCCTAACCCTCGGCGGACTGGTAATAATTCTGTCTCTCCTTATTATTTCCCTGCTCTTCATAGCGCCAATCCTGTTAGTATTCCTCAACTCCTTTAAGGGAAAACTCTTCGTCATCAATACCCCCTTTGCATTCCCCAACGATGAAAGCTTTACGGGAATCAACAATTATGTCAGCGGAATTGCCGCCACGGGATTTTTCAGCGCCTTCGGCTGGTCACTTTTCATCACCGTGTTTTCCGTGGCAATCATCGTGCTTTTTACTTCCATGACCGCCTGGTATATCACCCGAAGTACCGGCCGCTTCTGCAAGGGCCTCTACTATGCCTTTGTATTTGCCATGATTGTTCCCTTCCAGATGGTAATGTTCCCCCTGACCAAGGTTGCGAATTTCCTCCACCTGGACAATCCCTTGGGTATTCTGGTGCTCTACCTTGGCTTCGGATCGGCCCAGTCGGTGTTTCTCTTCAGCGGCTTTGTTAAGTCCGTCCCCATTGCTGTGGAAGAAGCGGCGACTATTGATGGCTGTACCCCCATACGCGCCTACTTCTCGGTGATCTTTCCCATGCTGGCCCCCATTGCTGTAACCGTGGCGATCCTCAACGCCATGTGGGTATGGAACGACTTCCTCCTGCCCAACCTGGTAATCGGTTCGGAATACCGGACCATACCGGTGGCGGTACAATACCTGCGGGGCGGTTATGGTTCCATCGATTGGGGCTATATGATGGCCATGATAGGTCTGGCGGTTATCCCGATTATTATCTTCTACTTTGTATGCCAGAAACACATCATCCAGGGCGTTACCGCGGGATCGGTGAAGGGTTAGGGCCATGTCCGAAAGATCCGCAGGAATACTGCTGGCTGTAAGTAGTCTGCCCTCCCATTACGGTATTGGAACCTTTGGGGAAGCCGCCCGGCGGTGGATAGATTTTCTGAAAGAGGCCGGGCAGAAATACTGGCAGATCCTGCCCCTGGGGCCTACCGGCTGGGGGGATAGTCCCTATCAGAGTTTCTCCGCCTTTGCCATAAGCCCCTACTCCATTGATCCGGATATACTTCGGGACCAGGGGCTTCTTACCCGGGAAGAACTTGAAGCCGTTCCCTGGGGTATTAAACCAAATCGGGTCTACTATTCCACGCTGTATGCGCATCGGGGAAAACTATTACGCAGGGCATTCGCCCGGTTCAAGGATAATCCTTCCGCCCATGGCGAAAATGCCTTTCAGGGATTTCGGGGGAAAAACGCCGCGTGGCTTAATGACTACAGTCTCTTCATGGCCTTAAAACGGCATAATAAGGGTGCGTCCTGGCTTGAATGGGAGGAGAAGCTCCGTTTCCGCGAAGAGAAAACCCTGGTCAAATATCAAGAAAAGCTGGCGGAGGATATTGAATACCATTCCTGGGTACAATTTCAGGCCCATACCCAGTGGGAAGACATCAAGGCCTATGCGAACAGTAACGGTGTTTCGATTATTGGCGATATCCCCATCTACGTTGCCTTGGACAGCGCCGATACCTGGTCGAACAGCGGGCTGTTTCAGTTGGACGATCAGCGCAGACCAATCCGGGTGGCGGGCTGCCCGCCGGATCCTTTTGCCGCGGGGGGACAGCTCTGGGGGAATCCCCTCTACCGCTGGGATGTTCTGGAACAGAGCGGCTATGGGTGGTGGATCTTCCGACTGCGGACCTGTATGCAGCTTTACGATGTAACCCGGATCGACCATTTCCGGGGCTTTGAAAGCTACTATTCCATCCCTGCGGCGGACAAAGATGCCAGCAGGGGTGAATGGGTTAAAGGCCCGGGGCTCAGTTTTATTAATACAATAAACCGTGAGCTGCCCGGGGCCAACATCATTGCTGAGGACCTTGGCTACCTTACCACGGAAGTACGGGAACTTTTGCGGGCATCGGGATATCCGGGCATGAAGGTACTGCAGTTTGCCTTTGATTCCCGGGAATCCAGCGACTATATGCCCCACACCTTTGAACGGCACTGTGTGGTATATACCGGCACCCACGACAATCCCACCAGCCTGGGCTGGTTTAAGACCGCCCGCTTTGAGGATGTGGTACTTGCAAGGGAGTACCTAGGCCTCCGGGACATACGGGAGGGCCACTGGGCTTTTATCCGTTCCGCCCTTTCAAGCGTCGCCGATCTCGCCATCATCCCCATGCAGGATTACCTGGGCCTGGGAACCACCGGCCGGATGAACACCCCCTCCACCACCGGGGGCAACAACTGGCGTTGGCGTATGCACGGTGAGGCGCTACAGGGTGAACTGGCGAAGAAGATTGAACACTTAACCCATATCTACGGGCGCTAGGTTTCCAACAGTATTCTATCGGTATCAAGCTCCTCATGGACCGCTTCCTTGTAACGTTCAAGCAGACCCTGGGCGCTAAGCGTATGCCGCTCATCCCCGGAAATATCCATCACAATCTTACCCTTATGCATCATTACGGTACGCGTTCCAAGTTCCAGGGCCTGGGAAATACTATGGGTGATCATCAGTGTAGTAATATTGTGTGTTTTCGTAATTTCCGCGGTAAGATCGATAACCTTTTTGGCGCTCACCGGATCGAGGGCCGCGGTATGCTCGTCAAGCAGGAGCAGTTTCGGCGGTACGAGGGTTGCCAGTAAAAGAGTCAGCGCCTGCCG from Treponema primitia ZAS-1 encodes the following:
- a CDS encoding carbohydrate ABC transporter permease — encoded protein: MEKSLKKYFLFFVGPTLIAFLIAFVIPFIAGIILSFARFTTMTDISWVGFSNYVRAFSNSDFVNALKFSALFTVVSVIIINVAAFSLALLLTRGIMGTNIFRTMIFMPNLIGGIVLGYIWQFIINGFLSIFGVTITVDAKYGFWGLVILSNWQFIGYMMIIFIAGIQNIPGDIMEAATIDGAGPFTVLRKITIPLVMPSITITLFMTIANSFKMFDQNLALTAGAPGKETAMVALDIYNTFYSRVGWEGVGQAKALMFFLVVVVITLVQLTITRRKEITN
- a CDS encoding carbohydrate ABC transporter permease — encoded protein: MSDIQQQGKPLTLGGLVIILSLLIISLLFIAPILLVFLNSFKGKLFVINTPFAFPNDESFTGINNYVSGIAATGFFSAFGWSLFITVFSVAIIVLFTSMTAWYITRSTGRFCKGLYYAFVFAMIVPFQMVMFPLTKVANFLHLDNPLGILVLYLGFGSAQSVFLFSGFVKSVPIAVEEAATIDGCTPIRAYFSVIFPMLAPIAVTVAILNAMWVWNDFLLPNLVIGSEYRTIPVAVQYLRGGYGSIDWGYMMAMIGLAVIPIIIFYFVCQKHIIQGVTAGSVKG
- the malQ gene encoding 4-alpha-glucanotransferase, with the protein product MSERSAGILLAVSSLPSHYGIGTFGEAARRWIDFLKEAGQKYWQILPLGPTGWGDSPYQSFSAFAISPYSIDPDILRDQGLLTREELEAVPWGIKPNRVYYSTLYAHRGKLLRRAFARFKDNPSAHGENAFQGFRGKNAAWLNDYSLFMALKRHNKGASWLEWEEKLRFREEKTLVKYQEKLAEDIEYHSWVQFQAHTQWEDIKAYANSNGVSIIGDIPIYVALDSADTWSNSGLFQLDDQRRPIRVAGCPPDPFAAGGQLWGNPLYRWDVLEQSGYGWWIFRLRTCMQLYDVTRIDHFRGFESYYSIPAADKDASRGEWVKGPGLSFINTINRELPGANIIAEDLGYLTTEVRELLRASGYPGMKVLQFAFDSRESSDYMPHTFERHCVVYTGTHDNPTSLGWFKTARFEDVVLAREYLGLRDIREGHWAFIRSALSSVADLAIIPMQDYLGLGTTGRMNTPSTTGGNNWRWRMHGEALQGELAKKIEHLTHIYGR